A DNA window from Entelurus aequoreus isolate RoL-2023_Sb linkage group LG24, RoL_Eaeq_v1.1, whole genome shotgun sequence contains the following coding sequences:
- the si:dkey-5i3.5 gene encoding uncharacterized protein si:dkey-5i3.5: protein MLARNVLSRSFSSHQLSKNITFYMSQETPGSPAGPTQACDQHKPLTLMLPWMGARPQAVAKYYEIYLRTGFDVLVVESEMQAFLWPRLSLERGKKLLEVLQSDRFVSRPLLVHAFSIGGYTFSQLLVLVSEEPQKYQTLTGRIKGQIYDSLVAGSVDTMASGVAKMVFPQWETAVKQVGLLYFNAFKRQTTDYYNRSLEVFWNSPVTAPALFFYCDNDPLSDTRAMEEVISFWQERGVDLTVKKWERSKHAGHLKTHPQEYLDTLGSFVQSLHIVPLKAKM, encoded by the exons ATGTTGGCGAGAAACGTTCTGAGCAGAAGTTTCTCCTCCCACCAGCTAAGTAAAAATATCACCTTCTACATGAGCCAGGAGACCCCTGGCTCGCCAGCGGGTCCCACGCAAGCCTGTGACCAACATAAGCCTCTAACGCTCATGCTGCCATGGATGGGAGCACGTCCCCAAGCTGTGGCCAAGTACTATGAGATCTACCTGCGCACCGGCTTTGACGTGCTGGTTGTGGAGAGCGAG ATGCAAGCCTTCCTGTGGCCTCGCTTGAGTTTAGAGCGCGGAAAGAAGTTGCTGGAAGTGCTGCAGAGCGATCGCTTCGTGTCCCGGCCGCTGCTCGTCCACGCCTTCTCCATCGGCGGTTACACATTTTCCCAGCTGCTGGTTCTGGTGTCCGAGGAGCCGCAGAAATACCAGACTCTCACAGGGAGGATAAAGGGTCAGATCTACGACAGCCTGGTGGCCGGGTCCGTGGATACTATGGCTTCAG GTGTGGCCAAGATGGTGTTTCCTCAGTGGGAGACGGCAGTGAAACAAGTCGGCCTGCTTTACTTCAACGCGTTCAAGCGCCAAACGACCGACTACTACAACCGAAGCCTGGAGGTGTTTTGGAACTCTCCCGTCACCGCCCCCGCACTCTTTTTCTACTGCGACAACGACCCGCTGAGCGACACGCGCGCCATGGAGGAAGTGATCAGTTTTTGGCAGGAGCGCGGCGTGGACTTGACCGTAAAGAAATGGGAGCGTTCCAAACACGCCGGCCACCTGAAGACCCACCCGCAAGAGTACCTGGACACTTTGGGCTCGTTCGTCCAGTCACTCCATATCGTTCCTCTGAAGGCCAAGATGTAG